From the genome of Vicia villosa cultivar HV-30 ecotype Madison, WI linkage group LG2, Vvil1.0, whole genome shotgun sequence, one region includes:
- the LOC131648200 gene encoding vicilin-like seed storage protein At2g28490 — protein sequence MANRATLLIMLLILCHGVSMTMGLWGIETQDKENGPHSKHEKLFLLQNSKSLVKTDAGEMSVLHSYGGRISERPLHIGFITMEPNSLFVPQYLDSTLILFVSSGEAKVGFIYDDELAESELKKGDVYQIPAGSTFYLSNTGDSQTLQIICSIDPSESLGVGIFQSFYIGGGSNPVSVLSGFHPRILEAAFNVSGVELGRFFTRRHDGPIVHVGDSHAKASSLWTKFLQLKEDEKLHRMKKMMQDQDDEEEKDDNEAKEKTSWSWRKLLVSVFSNEMQKKKANHDTHKSPHSCNLYDRQADFENSYGSSVTLDGSDYSPLKSSGVGIYHVNLKPGSMMTPHVNPRATEYGVVMKGSGRIQILFPNGSNAMDTEIKEGDVFFVPRYFPFCQIASSNEQLDFFGFTTSSKKNKPQFLVGSSSLMKTMMGPELAAAFGVSEDTMQNILNAQHEAVILPTPWTKHEQQSYDNKVDLLKILPNIETIMT from the exons ATGGCAAACAGAGCGACTCTTTTGATCATGCTACTTATTCTTTGTCATGGCGTGTCCATGACAATGGGGTTGTGGGGGATAGAAACACAAGATAAAGAAAATGGACCACATTCGAAGCATGAAAAACTGTTCTTGTTGCAAAACTCCAAGAGTTTGGTGAAGACAGATGCTGGGGAGATGAGTGTGTTACATAGTTATGGTGGAAGAATTTCTGAGAGGCCACTGCATATTGGTTTCATTACTATGGAACCAAATTCTCTATTTGTTCCTCAATATCTTGATTCCACTCTCATCTTGTTTGTTAGTTCAGGAGAAGCAAAGGTGGGATTCATATATGATGATGAATTGGCTGAAAGTGAATTGAAGAAGGGAGATGTGTATCAAATTCCAGCTGGTTCGACATTCTATTTGTCGAATACCGGAGATAGTCAAACTCTGCAGATTATTTGTAGCATTGATCCATCAGAGAGTTTGGGAGTAGGCATTTTCCAG TCTTTCTATATTGGAGGAGGTTCCAATCCAGTGTCAGTACTTTCCGGATTCCATCCTCGAATTCTCGAAGCTGCTTTTAAT GTATCGGGAGTAGAGTTGGGGAGATTCTTCACAAGGAGACATGATGGTCCAATTGTGCATGTTGGTGATTCACATGCCAAGGCTTCAAGCTTATGGACCAAATTCCTTCAACtaaaagaagatgagaaattgCACCGCATGAAGAAAATGATGCAAGAtcaagatgatgaagaagaaaaggatgATAATGAAGCTAAGGAGAAAACAAGTTGGTCTTGGAGGAAGCTATTGGTATCTGTATTTAGCAATGAGATGCAAAAGAAGAAAGCAAACCATGATACCCATAAATCTCCTCACTCTTGCAACCTTTATGATAGACAAGCAGATTTCGAAAATAGTTACGGTTCAAGCGTTACTCTAGACGGTTCCGATTACTCTCCACTCAAATCTTCTGGAGTTGGCATTTATCACGTCAATCTCAAACCG GGATCGATGATGACACCGCACGTAAACCCTAGGGCAACCGAGTATGGCGTAGTGATGAAAGGCTCAGGTAGAATCCAAATCCTGTTTCCAAATGGAAGCAATGCAATGGACACAGAAATAAAAGAAGGAGATGTTTTCTTTGTACCAAGATACTTTCCATTCTGTCAAATAGCTTCAAGCAATGAACAACTAGATTTCTTCGGATTCACGACTTCTTCAAAGAAGAACAAGCCACAGTTTTTGGTGGGTTCTTCATCACTTATGAAAACCATGATGGGACCTGAACTTGCAGCTGCTTTTGGAGTGAGTGAGGATACAATGCAAAACATCCTTAATGCACAACATGAGGCTGTTATTCTACCAACCCCATGGACTAAACATGAACAACAGAGTTATGATAACAAAGTGGATTTGTTGAAAATTCTTCCAAATATAGAAACAATCATGACATGA
- the LOC131653814 gene encoding protein disulfide-isomerase 5-1-like: MKTRRPHTPSAAATATAIPSSLLLILTTTCLLLLSFSIPTQSEVITLTSDTFSDKIKEKDTAWFVKFCVPWCKHCKNLGSLWDDVGKAMENATEIEIGEVDCGTDKSVCTKADIHSYPTFKVFYDGEEVAKYQGTRDVESLKTFVLDEADKAAAKAQLNSDKEL; this comes from the exons ATGAAAACTCGCCGCCCGCACACTCCCTCCGCCGCCGCAACCGCAACCGCAATTCCCTCCTCCCTTCTTCTAATCCTAACAACAACATGTCtccttcttctctctttctcAATTCCCACTCAATCCGAAGTCATCACTCTAACCTCCGACACCTTCTCCGATAAG ATTAAGGAGAAAGATACTGCGTGGTTTGTGAAATTCTGCGTTCCCTGGTGCAAGCATTG CAAGAATTTGGGGTCGTTGTGGGATGATGTGGGGAAGGCGATGGAAAATGCAACTGAAATAGAGATTGGAGAAGTTGATTGTGGGACGGATAAATCTGTTTGTACTAAAGCTGATATTCACTCGTATCCGACGTTTAAGGTTTTCTATGATGGAGAAGAAGTTGCCAAATATCAAG GTACAAGGGATGTTGAATCATTGAAAACTTTTGTTTTGGATGAAGCTGATAAGGCAGCAGCAAAAGCACAGCTCAACAGTGATAAAGAATTGTAA